Proteins encoded together in one Lutra lutra chromosome 4, mLutLut1.2, whole genome shotgun sequence window:
- the IFNLR1 gene encoding interferon lambda receptor 1, with product MHTRPDPAEQRAVRAQRSHSGHGAEAARGAGCQPRSRLRDYPGESPRPAPPRARESASQWLLAAATCGLVSPEAPGGGTWPRQAGSAGAGLAGAGRWVPLLLGLLQSTLGKPLLPPPQNVTLLSRDFGVYLTWLPGPGYSQNVTYFVAYQSAATPRRWRKVQKCEGTKELVCSLMCLEKQDLYNKFKGRVWAASASARSPMVESKYLDYLFEVEPAPPALVVTRTEEVLSINATYKLPHCMPRPDLKYEVDFWKEGIKNKTRFPVTSHGQPVQIPLQPAASGHYCLSARTIYTFGDPKYSEFSKPTCFFLDAPGASWAFLVLLPLLLPLLLVIAIGFVIWKSFRENPWFQQAKMPWALDFSGNRYPMATLHPSGPEPLDTLTLCPQKELTRRVRPSPGVRTPATIQAGPEKNSAEEEDNEEEADDNVNFQPYLEPPSFLGQEHQILGNSAAGDTWSPPVQVKGWSATHASDRSWASAGGSSPWDESESSCYLAKKTLGQGPGGDECQEPLPLPEFSKDLSFLEDPWKDDLSSWASWGSFSPGLDLLPGEPPVSLHALTFCWDSNPEEEEEEEDEEESEDGGGRESEIEDDSPGSWGAGSLQKTEVRGRTLGHYMAR from the exons ATGCACACG cgcccGGATCCCGCTGAACAAAGGGCAGTGCGGGCACAGAGGAGCCACAGCGGTCATGGAGCGGAGGCGGCGCGCGGAGCCGGCTGCCAGCCTCGCTCGCGGCTGCGGGACTACCCCGGGGAaagcccccgcccggccccgccccgggcccGCGAATCGGCCTCCCAGTGGCTGCTGGCCGCCGCAACCTGCGGGCTGGTGAGCCCGGAGGCTCCGGGAGGTGGGACCTGGCCGCGCCAGGCGGGCAGCGCTGGAGCCGGCCTGGCGGGGGCCGGGCGGTGGGTCCCCCTGCTGCTGGGCCTGCTGCAGTCCACTCTAG ggaagccccttctcccccctccccagaacGTGACGCTGCTCTCCCGGGACTTCGGTGTGTACCTGACATGGCTCCCAGGGCCTGGCTACTCCCAGAACGTGACCTATTTTGTGGCCTATCAAAG CGCTGCGACCCCCAGACGGTGGAGAAAAGTGCAGAAGTGCGAAGGAACCAAAGAGTTGGTGTGTTCTTTGATGTGCCTGGAGAAACAGGACCTGTACAACAAGTTCAAGGGGCGCGTATGGGCGGCTTCTGCCAGCGCCAGGTCCCCCATGGTGGAGTCCAAGTACCTGGACTACCTTTTTGAAG TGGAGCCAGCCCCACCCGCCCTGGTAGTCACTCGGACAGAGGAGGTTCTGAGCATCAATGCCACCTACAAGCTGCCCCACTGCATGCCCCGACCGGATCTGAAGTATGAGGTGGATTTCTGGAAGGAGGGAATCAAAAACAAG ACGCGATTTCCAGTCACCTCCCATGGCCAGCCAGTGCAGATCCCCCTGCAGCCGGCCGCCAGTGGCCACTACTGCCTCAGCGCCAGGACCATCTACACCTTTGGTGATCCTAAATACAGCGAGTTCTCCAAGCCCACCTGCTTCTTCCTGGATGCCCCCG GAGCCAGCTGGGCATTCCTGGTGCTGCTACCacttctgcttcccctgctgtTGGTCATTGCCATAGGCTTTGTGATCTGGAAGAGCTTCAGAGAGAACCCCTGGTTTCAGCAGGCAAAGATGCCATGGGCCCTG GACTTTTCTGGAAACAGATACCCCATGGCAACCCTTCATCCCAGTGGTCCTGAGCCCCTGGATACCTTGACCCTCTGTCCCCAAAAGGAACTGACCAGAAGGGTCCGGCCAAGCCCCGGAGTCAGGACCCCAGCCACCATCCAGGCAGGACCAGAGAAGAACAGTGCTGAGGAGGAGGACAATGAGGAGGAGGCAGACGACAATGTCAACTTTCAGCCGTACCTTGAACCACCCTCCTTCCTAGGGCAGGAGCACCAGATCCTGGGAAACTCTGCGGCAGGGGACACCTGGAGCCCTCCTGTCCAGGTCAAAGGCTGGTCTGCTACCCATGCTTCAGACAGAAGCTGGGCCAGTGCGGGGGGCTCCTCCCCCTGGGATGAGTCTGAGTCCTCTTGCTATTTGGCCAAGAAGACGCTAGGCCAAGGGCCAGGTGGGGACGAGTGTCAGgagcctctcccactgcctgaaTTCTCCAAGGACTTGAGTTTCCTTGAAGATCCCTGGAAAGATGACCTCTCCTCCTGGGCCAGCTGGGGCTCTTTCTCACCAGGGCTGGatctgctccctggggagcccccAGTTTCTCTCCACGCACTGACCTTTTGCTGGGACAGCAACcctgaagaggaagaggaggaggaggacgaagaagaaagtgaagatggaggaggaagggaatcagAAATTGAGGATGACAGTCCTGGCAGCTGGGGGGCCGGGAGCCTACAGAAGACTGAGGTCAGAGGTCGGACCCTGGGACATTACATGGCCAGGTGA